The following proteins are encoded in a genomic region of Cryptomeria japonica chromosome 11, Sugi_1.0, whole genome shotgun sequence:
- the LOC131860266 gene encoding uncharacterized protein LOC131860266, translating to MAGSAWESVASARGAAGAGDGGRLPGGATGAWKGCTGGVASGLHGQRRGGLLGKAAMSAAAGRHEGGREIWALVPVPVTVAGASDGGRSSGVGGSLEKGVVGCRYSGRASAELQSGQGKIDNVQVTDNTPSTVIDTAPSGEATCAKEDAKRYTLGEDKEEKEKETIPSVDSPIKLLGLL from the exons ATGGCGGGGTCTGCGTGGGAGTCGGTAGCCAGTGCCAGAGGAGCCGCTGGTGCCGGTGATGGAGGTCGGTTGCCGGGGGGAGCCACCGGTGCCTGGAAGGGTTGCACGGGCGGCGTGGCGAGCGGCCTGCATGGGCAGCGACGGGGCGGGCTGCTGGGCAAGGCGGCGATGAGTGCAGCGGCAGGGCGGCACGAGGGAGGCCGGGAGATTTGGGCgctggtgccggtgccggtgaCTGTGGCCGGTGCCAGTGATGGAGGCCGATCGTCGGGTGTCGGAGGAAGCCTGGAAAAAGGTGTCGTCGGGTGCAGGTACAGTGGCAGGGCCAGCGCAGAACTACAG TCTGGGCAAGGAAAAATAGATAATGTACAAGTTACAGATAATACTCCATCGACagtaatagatactgcaccaagtggcgaagctacCTGTGCAAAAGAGGATGCCAAAAGATATACACTgggagaggataaggaagaaaaggaaaaggagactatACCATCAGTTGATTCCCCTataaaacttttg ggtctattgtaa